TTGCTCTTGAATATCTTAATTTAAAAATATTCCCATCTTCAGGTAAAAATACACAAGAATCAGCAGGAATAAAATCTTTATCTTCTCCATCACTATTTTTATAAGTAGCAACATACTCTTCAAAAATAAGCCCATAAACTTCTAAAGAAGATACACCATCTTTATCTATCCACTTCGCTTGATTTTGTTTAAATAAATCTTCATCTATACATTTTTGATTTAGCTTATCCATAAAAGTAGGACCAGCTAATGAAGAGATTTTAACTTTTTGAAGACCTAGAATATTTTTAATATGTCTTGTTGCTTCAGATATAGAATTTCTTAAAGGTTTATTTGCTTTAAATTCTATTATCAAACCTTGATAGTTTAATTCAAATAGAACTTTTCCTTTTCCATCCATTACTTTGTTAAATAATGCACCAGCTGTTTGATATTCTATTGAAGTGTCAAAAGATTCTTTATGCTCTCTTTGAATATCACCAATCTCTTCAGCTAAAGATAGAGATTTATCTTCCCCTTGAAAAGATTCAATTTGATTTAATTTTTCAGGAGTTATAGGATTTGATAATGGATATCTAGCAGTTTTTGTTTCAAACTCAACAACATCACCTCTATCATGAACCAAGTGTTCAGCTTCTGGTGTCACAGATTCCAAAATAACTCCAGCTCCAGTTTTTATCTTAACCGTAAAAGTTGCACCAATTTGACCTTTTCTGTCTTTTACATATCTATCAAATAAAATAGTTTGAATAGGTTTTAAGTGAGTTAATTTTTCACTAGCAGCTTTAGAAGTCCATTTATTTTTTAATAATTCATTTACTGTTTTAAACATTTTTTTCCTTTATCTTAAAATGATTTTGTTTTTAAAC
Above is a genomic segment from Aliarcobacter cryaerophilus containing:
- a CDS encoding major capsid protein, which encodes MFKTVNELLKNKWTSKAASEKLTHLKPIQTILFDRYVKDRKGQIGATFTVKIKTGAGVILESVTPEAEHLVHDRGDVVEFETKTARYPLSNPITPEKLNQIESFQGEDKSLSLAEEIGDIQREHKESFDTSIEYQTAGALFNKVMDGKGKVLFELNYQGLIIEFKANKPLRNSISEATRHIKNILGLQKVKISSLAGPTFMDKLNQKCIDEDLFKQNQAKWIDKDGVSSLEVYGLIFEEYVATYKNSDGEDKDFIPADSCVFLPEDGNIFKLRYSRANDTKAANMKPTLYFSAIEELPKGRGWEVRSECRPLVYNSRPAATPKGKFI